The proteins below come from a single Nitrospirota bacterium genomic window:
- a CDS encoding DUF1016 family protein: MAIAIIYHNTYGISRCAIIGKEKIKIERNSQGGSAEVRKKRLSRGKVREGAAFPVAPGKADLSANYVALFQEIKTKIQKTRLRTVMSANAAMINLYWEIGQSILRRQSQEGWGAKVVDRLSYDLCETFPEMKGFSPRNLLFMRSFAESWPDVKKVKQLVSQLPWGHIIVLLQRVKSPDVRGWYIREAIECGWSRNILTLQIDGRAHERHGKVVSNFQKTLPPADSDMAAQIFKDPYVFDFLGTASARREREVEQALVDHIQKFLLELGAGFAFVGRQIHLEVGDNDFYVDLLFYHLRLRCYVVVELKAVAFEPAFIGKLNMYLSAVDDLLRHPDDKPTIGLLLCRSKNKLVVEYALRDLRKPIGVAHWETKLTRSLPKELKSSLPSIEEIETELSEGRKE, encoded by the coding sequence ATGGCTATTGCTATAATATATCACAATACGTATGGTATCAGCCGGTGCGCCATCATTGGGAAGGAGAAAATAAAAATTGAAAGAAATTCTCAAGGAGGCTCTGCTGAGGTGAGGAAAAAGAGATTAAGCCGGGGGAAAGTCAGAGAAGGCGCCGCGTTCCCTGTTGCTCCAGGCAAGGCAGACCTGTCTGCGAACTACGTTGCTTTATTTCAGGAAATTAAAACCAAGATACAGAAAACCCGTCTAAGGACGGTTATGTCTGCCAATGCTGCAATGATTAATCTATATTGGGAAATTGGTCAATCTATCCTTCGGCGGCAGAGTCAGGAGGGATGGGGTGCAAAAGTTGTTGACCGACTCTCTTATGACCTTTGCGAAACCTTTCCGGAGATGAAGGGATTCTCTCCACGTAATCTTTTATTCATGCGCTCCTTTGCCGAGTCCTGGCCTGACGTCAAAAAAGTGAAACAGCTTGTTTCACAATTGCCGTGGGGACATATCATAGTTCTTCTGCAGCGCGTTAAGTCCCCTGATGTCCGCGGGTGGTACATTCGCGAGGCTATAGAATGTGGCTGGAGCCGCAACATTCTTACGCTGCAAATTGATGGCCGGGCTCATGAACGGCATGGTAAAGTGGTCAGTAATTTTCAAAAGACACTGCCGCCGGCAGATTCAGATATGGCAGCGCAGATCTTCAAAGACCCTTATGTTTTTGACTTCCTGGGTACTGCGAGCGCACGTCGCGAGCGAGAGGTTGAACAGGCACTGGTGGATCACATCCAGAAATTTCTGCTTGAACTGGGTGCAGGCTTCGCCTTTGTGGGCCGGCAGATACATCTGGAAGTCGGAGACAACGATTTCTATGTAGATTTGCTCTTCTACCATCTCAGATTGCGCTGCTACGTCGTGGTCGAACTCAAGGCTGTTGCCTTTGAACCTGCATTTATTGGTAAGTTGAACATGTACCTGTCTGCTGTGGATGATCTCTTGCGCCATCCTGACGATAAGCCCACTATCGGACTTCTCCTCTGTCGTTCAAAGAATAAGCTTGTTGTAGAATATGCACTACGCGATTTGCGTAAACCCATAGGAGTGGCGCATTGGGAAACAAAGCTGACCCGCTCACTGCCGAAAGAATTGAAATCCAGTCTTCCAAGTATTGAGGAAATTGAGACAGAGCTAAGCGAAGGGAGAAAGGAATGA
- a CDS encoding YqaJ viral recombinase family protein: protein MVNSNCAGKAGENQNRHYTIVKLRQGTREWHEWRRQGIGASDAPTVMGENPWKSPEYLLREKRGEITFGLNAAMVRGIALEPIARKRYEDKLGFRVEPACLQSIKHEWLRASVDGLATDKGTIVEIKCGKSVYRQASQTRKVPSYYYGQLQHMLAITNFQSIDFFCYWPDHPEVHLNIARDDNYIKRLLDAEYKFWQKI from the coding sequence ATGGTAAATTCTAATTGTGCCGGTAAAGCCGGGGAAAATCAGAACAGACATTATACAATCGTAAAATTAAGACAAGGAACAAGGGAATGGCATGAGTGGCGTCGTCAGGGAATAGGGGCATCCGATGCTCCAACTGTAATGGGGGAGAATCCCTGGAAAAGCCCGGAATATTTACTGAGAGAAAAGCGAGGAGAGATAACATTCGGCTTAAACGCGGCTATGGTTAGAGGTATAGCGCTTGAGCCTATAGCAAGAAAACGCTATGAAGACAAACTTGGTTTCCGTGTCGAACCGGCCTGTCTGCAAAGCATAAAGCATGAATGGCTTCGCGCAAGTGTTGATGGACTGGCAACAGACAAAGGTACCATTGTTGAAATAAAATGTGGGAAAAGCGTTTACCGCCAGGCGTCACAAACCCGGAAGGTACCCTCTTATTATTACGGACAATTGCAACACATGCTTGCCATTACAAATTTTCAATCCATTGATTTCTTCTGTTACTGGCCGGATCACCCCGAAGTTCATCTTAATATAGCACGAGATGATAATTACATTAAACGCCTTCTTGATGCTGAATACAAGTTTTGGCAGAAGATATAA